Proteins encoded in a region of the Phaenicophaeus curvirostris isolate KB17595 chromosome 1, BPBGC_Pcur_1.0, whole genome shotgun sequence genome:
- the RCBTB1 gene encoding RCC1 and BTB domain-containing protein 1 — protein MTHSSIMVDVGKWPIFTLLSPQEIASIRKACVFGTSANEAIYITHNDEVFVFGLNCSNCLGTGDNQSTIVPKKLEALCGKKISSLSYGSGPHVVLCTEDGEVYAWGHNGYSQLGNGTTNQGITPIQVCTNLLIKKVVEVACGSHHSMALSFDGDLYAWGYNNCGQVGSGSTANQPTPRRVSNCLQGKMVVGIACGQTSSMAVINNGEVYGWGYNGNGQLGLGNNGNQLTPCRVAALHGVCILQIACGYAHTLALTDEGLLYAWGANTYGQLGTGNKSNQLSPVQIMMEKERVVEIAACHSAHTSAAKTQSGQVYMWGQCRGQSVIFPHLTHFACTDDVFACFATPAVMWRLLSVEHEDFLTVAESLKKEFDSPETSDLKFRVDGKYIHVHKAVLKIRCEHFRTMFQSYWNEDMKEVIEIDQFSYPVYRAFLEYLYTDSVDLPPEDAIGLLDLATSYCENRLKKLCQHIIKRGITVENAFSLLSAAVRYDAEDLEEFCFKFCVNHLTEVTQTTAFWQMDGPLLKEFIAKASKCGAFKN, from the exons GTATTTGTTTTTGGACTGAATTGCAGTAATTGTTTAGGAACTGGAGATAATCAGAGCACAATAGTACCAAAGAAATTAGAAGCCTTATGTGGAAAGAAGATTTCCAGTCTCAGTTATGGAAGCGGACCCCATGTTGTACTTTGCACTGAAG atgGTGAAGTGTATGCTTGGGGACATAATGGTTACAGCCAGCTCGGGAATGGCACAACCAATCAGGGCATTACTCCCATTCAAGTTTGCACAAATCTGTTAATAAAGAAAGTGGTGGAAGTAGCTTGTGGCTCTCATCATTCCATGGCGCTGTCGTTTGATGGGGAT CTGTACGCTTGGGGCTATAATAACTGTGGTCAAGTTGGATCTGGATCTACAGCAAACCAGCCAACTCCTCGTCGCGTTTCGAACTGTTTACAGGGTAAAATGGTTGTTGGCATTGCTTGTGGTCAGACCTCCTCCATGGCCGTCATAAACAACGGTGAG GTTTATGGCTGGGGTTACAATGGTAACGGTCAGCTTGGTCTTGGAAACAACGGCAATCAGCTAACGCCCTGCAGAGTGGCAGCGTTACATGGTGTGTGTATACTCCAG ATTGCCTGTGGCTATGCGCACACACTAGCACTAACAGATGAGGGTTTGCTCTATGCCTGGGGAGCTAACACTTATGGGCAGCTGGGAACTGGCAATAAAAGTAATCAGCTAAGCCCCGTGCAGATCatgatggaaaaagaaag GGTTGTGGAGATTGCGGCCTGCCACTCTGCCCACACGTCAGCTGCCAAGACCCAGAGTGGCCAGGTGTACATGTGGGGCCAATGCCGTGGGCAGTCCGTGATCTTTCCCCACCTCACTCACTTTGCCTGCACTGATGATGTGTTCGCTTGCTTTGCTACCCCTGCTGTTATGTGGCGTCTTCTGTCAGTAG AGCATGAAGACTTTTTAACAGTAGCAGAATCCCTGAAGAAAGAGTTTGACAGCCCGGAAACCTCAGACCTGAAGTTCCGTGTGGATGGAAAATATATCCATGTCCACAAAGCTGTTCTGAAAATCAG GTGCGAACACTTCAGAACCATGTTCCAGTCATACTGGAATGAGGATATGAAGGAAGTAATCGAAATAGACCAATTTTCTTACCCTGTGTATCGTGCCTTTCTTGAGTACTTGTATACAGACAGTGTTGACCTTCCGCCTGAAGATGCAATAG GACTTCTGGATTTGGCTACTTCATACTGTGAAAATAGACTGAAAAAACTGTGTCAACACATTATCAAGAGAGGGATTACTgtggaaaatgcattttcattgctctctgctgctgtcagaTATGATGCAGAG gaCTTAGAAGAATTCTGCTTTAAGTTTTGTGTCAATCACTTGACAGAAGTGACACAAACTACAGCATTTTGGCAAATGGATGGTCCCCTGCTAAAGGAATTCATTGCTAAAGCCAGTAAATGTGGAGCCTTCAAGAACTGA